The sequence CGAAATGTCAAGTGGATGACCTTCGATTCGGAGTACGAGCTCGACAAGATCGCGCGCTACGCGCCTGAAGCTCGCGTTATAATAAGGATTAAAGTACCGAACGTGGGTTCGGTCGTCGAGCTTTCATTGAAATTCGGGGCTGAACCGGCCGACGCCATCTCGCTGCTTATCAAGGCGCATCGGATGGGCCTGCGGCCGGCCGGCGTCAGCTTCCATGTCGGATCGCAGTGCCTGAACATCGAGAATTACCTGGACGCGCTCGAGGTGTCGAGCATTATATTCAAGGACGCGCAGCTCAAATCGCTGCCTCTGGAGATCCTTGACATCGGCGGCGGTTTTCCGATCCGCCACCTGGACGGCGACAAGGATTTTTTCGCGAACATGGCGCCGCGGATATCCAAAGAGATCGACCGGATGTTCGATTCCAATGTCCAGGTGATCGCTGAACCCGGCCGTTCGCTGGTCGGTCCAGCGTGTTCCCTGATCATGACTGTGATCGGAAAATCCATCCGCGGCAACAAGCACTGGTACTATCTGGATGACGGGGTCTACGGCTCCCTTTCCGGGATAGTTTATGATCATTGCAAGTACCAGTACCAGGTGTTCAGGAGGGGGTTCACCCAGATTACGACGCTGGCGGGCCCGACGTGCGACGGGTTCGACACGATCTCGGTGAGCGAAGAACTGCCCGAACTCGAATTTGGCGATATCATTTACGTCGAAAATATCGGCGCATATTCATGGGCAACAGCTACCTTTTTTAACGGTATTCCACCGGCTAAGGTAGTGACCGTACCATAGGAGGTGCAATAATGAAAAGGATTCATCGTTTAAAAAAAGATATTGACGAAACTCCGGATTGGCTCAAAAAGAAAAAATATCCGAATAAACACCGATACCTTTCCGGAGAGAGGATATTCCCTCCGGGACTGACCGGAAAGGAAACCGTGGGATCGCTGGTCGACGGCGTGTTCCTGGCTTACAACGCGGCGCGGTTGAGGGAGGGCTGCCGTCTGTTCGTCGAGAAAATGCTGAAACCCGACGTTACGATCGGCATGAGCCTGGCGGGCGCCATGACGCCGGCGGGGCTGGGAAAGGCAGTGATCGTACCGCTCATGAAAGCGGGATTCATCGATTGGATGGTTTCGACCGGCGCGAACCTGTACCATGACCTGCATTA comes from bacterium and encodes:
- a CDS encoding type III PLP-dependent enzyme, yielding MTEKFDVRKHAKNLAHKHGTPLFVISKSLLLAQVKKFRTLLPRVRPYYACKANSHKFILETFAEAGTGFDVASISEIDQVSKLKVNHNRMIFANTVKRPDALKFAVNRNVKWMTFDSEYELDKIARYAPEARVIIRIKVPNVGSVVELSLKFGAEPADAISLLIKAHRMGLRPAGVSFHVGSQCLNIENYLDALEVSSIIFKDAQLKSLPLEILDIGGGFPIRHLDGDKDFFANMAPRISKEIDRMFDSNVQVIAEPGRSLVGPACSLIMTVIGKSIRGNKHWYYLDDGVYGSLSGIVYDHCKYQYQVFRRGFTQITTLAGPTCDGFDTISVSEELPELEFGDIIYVENIGAYSWATATFFNGIPPAKVVTVP